A window of Pseudophryne corroboree isolate aPseCor3 chromosome 1, aPseCor3.hap2, whole genome shotgun sequence genomic DNA:
ggcaaggtgttgggtatgtgcggtcaggctggcattgctttgggcctgttggcttgtccaactggaccaaaagtcatctggtatttgtggctggggtggagcttgtgccagttgtggactcatggaggcttgggggatatcctgcagctgtattggctggctcaggtcaacaggtgttagttgcagtgtgaaggttgcctgttggtcttgtccctgctggtccacgtcggccatcaagcttggctctgtatggggtggccaacatgcaatgtttacttttctaaaaatatatttgctagttctaaacattactacattcataatactccatttctcaAGTTTTTAGAGTTGTTTTTCTTAACTTATAATTTGTTTGTTctcaaaaaacatatataccatcacaggcgtgcacatagacagacttgcgtaatcctcacctaactacctcccctccacagcattacagtgttatgtctcctcccctgtccacgatatagactgcttacctggatagtccagaggagcggagcaagtaagcagtctacataccggacaggggaggtgtgtgaacactataatgttgtggagggtgtttttgaaaaaagttgtttttttttttttttttttttatgtgcacgtgtgtggtcaaaatatttacaaatgtatgttcttttttaaaaatgatgttggcgatatcaaccactaagacattgaaaaattaagcatttgcacctttaacaattgaagacgtaacatcacattgcttgttatggcaaacatgtaatctcaactccaactcacaacatagtaactgtactgtgtagattatttgctatgtgtttagtttctgttttgactcaccagataactgaggtgatcggggctcatcactctgtggactcgccaatagtgccagtggtggctggggtgacactgcagaaatgcgccgcctgggtggggaagatggagccgcagattccgtgccaagacgccgtgtcttacttggcctcctgggtaagtgccccgagccctgtgatgggcgccttagaggaggtaggcttacagaagcagaacctatgagaatatataaacattaatattttgtacttctatgtgtttgcagaatatgtgactacagtgaattcttacctgcaatcccagcatcatcctgagttgtctgaggcctgtctggccggctggtctgtcggactgttgaaaaagtggcgaAAACATTATTACCATACTTTGTGTAAAAAttctaactgcaaagccttagtgtactgtacccatctattaggtattgtaaattaaactaatttctgcttaagatcttcgtgcttccttaatttgtggtgtatatcaaaatgtacatggtgttgcaccaaataaatctgttacatttgagaattatgtgtcagatattgcatagattgaatacttgcaaattgaaccaaaatgtttatttgaatttgtagaaacctttttaaaaaaaataaataaataaaaaaaatgctattagatacaacaccgatgtccaagcaatatctcataataattattgcaaatacacataccagcaggcattgcacctgtttttgccaataaaaaataaaaagctacagccaaggcaagatggaaaatgcagtttctaaacacaaacacaccttaagggtgcataggcctgcaatacatgaccaacaatttttgcatcctttaacctttaaaaaaaacaacattatcaTTTTGAGGACATTTTACAATATTTAACAAAtatccaactcaccatcctgcgtgggtcggtccgaatcccggacatgagttgcagacaccacttctgcaggaatcagtgcccgcacaggctcctcccactcccgataggttgcccggaaaggggggccacctccggttttgcgggctgattttgcctctttggccatcttggccttgacacgccgctttatgtcatagaacctcttgcgacacgtgtcctcagtccgcctcaccacaccctcactattgacggcaactattacttgcccccacaggacagacttcctgcgggaggacaccttgccagcatcctgaccaaacaattggcgatggtgcttcatcagctcacgcaccaacgccatgttttcagcatagctgaacttaatattcctgccagtcttggtagtggtgcgtggctgcggagccacaacaccatcacaatcactggagaatgcagcaacaggcaccccctcctcctcctcctcactaacctcctccctctcactaacccccttcacctcactaacagcctccacctcactaacagcctccacctcactaccagcctccacctcactaacctccgccaccacactgacctctgagtctgacatgaggacaaacgacacaaaacacagaaaaatcaatacaaaaaacatcctccactactactactactactactacacaccacacagccaacacacacgctcactcactcactcacaaacaatgacaaaagactataaaaaaaaaacaaggacaaaaaagttgacaaactgtgaaaaaacaatactacaaattagagatgagcgggttcggttcctcggaatccgaacccgcccgaacttcatgttttttttcacgggtccgagcgactcggatcttcccgccttgctcggttaacctgagcgcgcccgaacgtcatcatgacgctgtcggattctcgcgagactcggattctatataaggagccgcgcgttgccgccattttcacacgtgcattgagattgatagggagaggacgtggctggcgtcctctccatttagattagaagagagagagtgagattgatttgagacagagacacttgatttactggagcttaggagtactgtagagagtgcagagtttagtagtgactgaccacagtgaccaccagacagtgcagttttatttaatataatccgttctctgcctgaaaaaaacgatacacagtgactcagtcacataccatatctgtgtgcactgctcagcccagtgtgctgcatcatctatgtatatatctgactgtgctcacacagcttataattgtgggggagactggggagtagtgccagttataggttatagcaggagccaggagtacatattattaaaattaaacagtgcacacttttgctgcaggagtgccactgccagtgtgactgaccagtgacctgaccacactgaccaccagtatagttagtagtatactatattgtgattgcctgaaaaagttaaacactcgtcgtgtgacttgtgtggtgttttttttttttattctataaaaaactcattctgctgacagacagtgtccagcagatccgtcattatataatatatacctgtccggctgcagtagtgatatatatatattttttatatcattatttatcatccagtcgcagcagacacagtacggtagttcacggctgtagctacctctgtgtcggcactcggcagtccatccataattgtataccacctacccgtggtttttttttctttcttctttatacatacatactacatctctttatcaaccagtctatattagcagcagacacagtacagtagtccacggctgtagctacctctgtgtcggcactcggcagtccatccataattgtataccacctacccgtggtttttttttctttcttctttatacatacatactacatttctttatcaaccagtctatattagcagcagacacagtacagtagtccacggctgtagctacctctgtgtcggcactcggcagtccatccataattgtataccacctacccgtggtttttttttctttcttctttatacatacatactacatctctttatcaaccagtctatattagcagcagacacagtacagtacggtagtccacggctgtagctacctctgtgtcggcactcggcagtccgtccataattgtataccacctacccgtggtttttttttctttcttctttatacatacatactacatctctttatcaaccagtctatattagcagcagacacagtacagtagtccacggctgtagctacctctgtgtcggcactcggcagtccatccataattgtataccacctacccgtggtttttttttctttcttctttatacatacatactacatctctttatcaaccagtctataatagcagcagacacagtacagtacggtagtccacggctgtagctacctctgtgtcggcactcggcagtccgtccataattgtataccacctacccgtggttttttttttctttcttctttatacatactacatctcattatcaaccagtctatattagcagcagacacagtacggtagtccacggctgtagctacctctgtgtcggcactcggcagtccgtccataattgtataccacctacccgttgtttttttttttctttcttctttatacatactacatctcattatcaaccagtctatattagcagcagacacagtacggtagttcacggctgtagctacctctgtgtcggcactcggcagtccatccataattgtataccacctacccgtggtttttttttctttcttctttatacatacatactacatctcattatcatccagtctatattagcagcagacacagtacagtacaatagtccacggctgtagctacctctgtgtcggcactcggcagtccatccataattgtatactagtatccatccatctccattgtttacctgaggtgccttttagttgtgcctattaaaatatggagaacaaaaatgttgaggttccaaaattagggaaagatcaagatccacttccacctcgtgctgaagctgctgccactagtcatggccgagacgatgaaatgccagcaacgtcgtctgccaaggccgatgcccaatgtcatagtacagagcatgtcaaatccaaaacaccaaatatcagtaaaaaaaggactccaaaacctaaaataaaattgtcggaggagaagcgtaaacttgccaatatgccatttaccacacggagtggcaaggaacggctgaggccctggcctatgttcatggctagtggttcagcttcacatgaggatggaagcactcagcctctcgctagaaaactgaaaagactcaagctggcaaaagcaccgcaaagaactgtgcgttcttcgaaatcccaaatccacaaggagagtccaattgtgtcggttgcgatgcctgaccttcccaacactggacgtgaagagcatgcgccttccaccatttgcacgccccctgcaagtgctggaaggagcacccgcagtccagttcctgatagtcagattgaagatgtcagtgttgaagtacaccaggatgaggaggatatgggtgttgctggcgctggggaggaaattgaccaggaggattctgatggtgaggtggtttgtttaagtcaggcacccggggagacacctgttgtccgtgggaggaatatggccgttgacatgcctggtgaaaataccaaaaaaatcagctcttcggtgtggaagtatttcaccagaaatgcggacaacatttgtcaagccgtgtgttccctttgtcaagctgtaataagtaggggtaaggacgttaaccacctcggaacatcctcccttatacgtcacctgcagcgcattcataataagtcagtgacaagttcaaaaactttgggcgacagcggaagcagtccactgaccagtaaatcccttcctcttgtaaccaagctcacgcaaaccaccccaccaactccctcagtgtcaatttcctccttccccaggaatgccaatagtcctgcaggccatgtcactggcaattctgacgagtcctctcctgcctgggattcctccgatgcatccttgcgtgtaacgcctactgctgctggcgctgctgttgttgctgctgggagtcgatggtcatcccagaggggaagtcgtaagcccacttgtactacttccagtaagcaattgactgtccaacagtcctttgcgaggaagatgaaatatcacagcagtcatcctgctgcaaagcggataactgaggccttgacaactatgttggtgttagacgtgcgtccggtatccgccgttagttcacagggaactagacaatttattgaggcagtgtgcccccgttaccaaataccatctaggttccacttctgtaggcaggcgataccgagaatgtacacggatgtcagaaaaagactcac
This region includes:
- the LOC134910031 gene encoding uncharacterized protein LOC134910031, producing the protein MAKEAKSARKTGGGPPFRATYREWEEPVRALIPAEVVSATHVRDSDRPTQDVRQTSRPDRPQTTQDDAGIAGSASVSLPPLRRPSQGSGHLPRRPSKTRRLGTESAAPSSPPRRRISAVSPQPPLALLASPQSDEPRSPQLSEPSLMADVDQQGQDQQATFTLQLTPVDLSQPIQLQDIPQASMSPQLAQAPPQPQIPDDFWSSWTSQQAQSNASLTAHTQHLASLPHHLPRISRNSGRLIVQVGRIATSMEQIRADNNQMLAHLTRIIDEQQRHQQTLVQLIQHNQVVNESLSRIVASHTATNTQLNASINNLSNNITLMAAQQVTSSSGTTTPIQTPVTSPVRRSSRARASEPAQSTAPSTHKRKK